A single Sorex araneus isolate mSorAra2 chromosome 8, mSorAra2.pri, whole genome shotgun sequence DNA region contains:
- the PLA2G15 gene encoding phospholipase A2 group XV isoform X2, translating to MGLCRGPGSAAVLPRGLLCLLLLAAPTLSAGRPPPVVLGEARFQASAARRFGQPAGGQAGQAERRALPLLQEDRQLFHALAQPGAAAACHHRLLDRQHQVTALRLRPPSRLVYNRTSRTTHFPEGVDVQVPGFGETFSLEFLDPSKRSVGSYFHTMVESLVGWGYTRGEDVRGAPYDWRRAPTAAAGLEGQVHPGLRGPGCTLGGRSQDTARPGLRRQQPDPSHRVPEDPGAAALGRVHQLAAAVRHHLVPREGVRAHTHRQLHAAGLRPLLPGYRFPRRLAHAAGHGGAGPGPGAPRGATPLSLRHGGSHPRLLLLRDLPRSGAEDLLRGWRRHREPGERPAVPGVAGPPAAASVAAGAAGQRAHRHAGQRQHPGLSQTPAPRALTASPGCSRPPEPARLAPGDTPGHALGLGVG from the exons ATGGGTCTCTGCCGCGGCCCCGGCTCCGCGGCCGTGCTCCCGCGCGGGCTCCTGTGTCTCCTGCTGCTCGCAGCCCCGACGCTCTCGGCTGGACGTCCCCCGCCGGTGGTGTTGGGTGAGGCTCGCTTCCAGGCGTCTGC TGCCCGGAGATTTGGGCAACCAGCTGGAGGCCAAGCTGGACAAGCCGAGCGTCGTGCACTACCTCTGCTCCAAGAAGACCGACAGCTATTTCACGCTCTGGCTCAACCTGGAGCTGCTGCTGCCTGTCATCATCGACTGCTGGATCGACAACATCAG GTGACCGCTCTGCGTCTCCGCCCGCCCTCCAGGCTGGTCTACAACAGAACCTCCCGGACCACGCACTTTCCAGAAGGTGTGGACGTCCAGGTCCCTGGCTTTGGGGAGACCTTCTCGCTGGAGTTCCTGGACCCCAGCAAAAGAAGCGTGG GTTCCTACTTCCACACCATGGTGGAAAGCCTGGTGGGCTGGGGCTACACGCGGGGCGAGGACGTCCGCGGGGCCCCCTACGACTGGCGCCGAGCTCCAA CGGCAGCCGCAGGCCTGGAAGGACAAGTACATCCGGGCCTTCGTGGCCCTGGGTGCACCCTGGGGGGGCGTAGCCAAGACACTGCGCGTCCTGGCCTCAG GAGACAACAACCGGATCCCAGTCATCGGGTCCCTGAAGATCCGGGAGCAGCAGCGCTCGGCCGTGTCCACCAGCTGGCTGCTGCCGTACgccaccacctggtcccccgagAAGGTGTTCGTGCGCACACCCACCGCCAACTACACGCTGCGGGACTACGCCCGCTTCTACCGGGATATCGGTTTCCCCGACGGCTGGCTCATGCGGCAGGACACGGAGGGGCTGGTCCAGGGCCTGGTGCCCCCAGGGGTGCCACTCCACTGTCTTTACGGCACGGGGGTTCCCACCCCAGACTCCTTCTATTACGAGACCTTCCCAGATCGGGAGCCGAAGATTTGCTTCGGGGATGGCGACGGCACCGTGAACCTGGAGAGCGCCCGGCAGTGCCAGGCGTGGCTGGGCCGCCAGCAGCAGCCAGTGTGGCTGCAGGAGCTGCCGGGCAGCGAGCACATCGCCATGCTGGCCAACGCCAGCACCCTGGCCTATCTCAAACGCCTGCTCCTCGGGCCCTGACCGCCAGCCCAGGCTGCTCTCGGCCTCCAGAGCCAGCGCGTTTAGCCCCTGGAGACACACCGGGCCACGCTCTGGGTCTTGGGGTGGGGTGA
- the PLA2G15 gene encoding phospholipase A2 group XV isoform X4: MGLCRGPGSAAVLPRGLLCLLLLAAPTLSAGRPPPVVLVPGDLGNQLEAKLDKPSVVHYLCSKKTDSYFTLWLNLELLLPVIIDCWIDNIRLVYNRTSRTTHFPEGVDVQVPGFGETFSLEFLDPSKRSVGSYFHTMVESLVGWGYTRGEDVRGAPYDWRRAPTAAAGLEGQVHPGLRGPGCTLGGRSQDTARPGLRRQQPDPSHRVPEDPGAAALGRVHQLAAAVRHHLVPREGVRAHTHRQLHAAGLRPLLPGYRFPRRLAHAAGHGGAGPGPGAPRGATPLSLRHGGSHPRLLLLRDLPRSGAEDLLRGWRRHREPGERPAVPGVAGPPAAASVAAGAAGQRAHRHAGQRQHPGLSQTPAPRALTASPGCSRPPEPARLAPGDTPGHALGLGVG; the protein is encoded by the exons ATGGGTCTCTGCCGCGGCCCCGGCTCCGCGGCCGTGCTCCCGCGCGGGCTCCTGTGTCTCCTGCTGCTCGCAGCCCCGACGCTCTCGGCTGGACGTCCCCCGCCGGTGGTGTTGG TGCCCGGAGATTTGGGCAACCAGCTGGAGGCCAAGCTGGACAAGCCGAGCGTCGTGCACTACCTCTGCTCCAAGAAGACCGACAGCTATTTCACGCTCTGGCTCAACCTGGAGCTGCTGCTGCCTGTCATCATCGACTGCTGGATCGACAACATCAG GCTGGTCTACAACAGAACCTCCCGGACCACGCACTTTCCAGAAGGTGTGGACGTCCAGGTCCCTGGCTTTGGGGAGACCTTCTCGCTGGAGTTCCTGGACCCCAGCAAAAGAAGCGTGG GTTCCTACTTCCACACCATGGTGGAAAGCCTGGTGGGCTGGGGCTACACGCGGGGCGAGGACGTCCGCGGGGCCCCCTACGACTGGCGCCGAGCTCCAA CGGCAGCCGCAGGCCTGGAAGGACAAGTACATCCGGGCCTTCGTGGCCCTGGGTGCACCCTGGGGGGGCGTAGCCAAGACACTGCGCGTCCTGGCCTCAG GAGACAACAACCGGATCCCAGTCATCGGGTCCCTGAAGATCCGGGAGCAGCAGCGCTCGGCCGTGTCCACCAGCTGGCTGCTGCCGTACgccaccacctggtcccccgagAAGGTGTTCGTGCGCACACCCACCGCCAACTACACGCTGCGGGACTACGCCCGCTTCTACCGGGATATCGGTTTCCCCGACGGCTGGCTCATGCGGCAGGACACGGAGGGGCTGGTCCAGGGCCTGGTGCCCCCAGGGGTGCCACTCCACTGTCTTTACGGCACGGGGGTTCCCACCCCAGACTCCTTCTATTACGAGACCTTCCCAGATCGGGAGCCGAAGATTTGCTTCGGGGATGGCGACGGCACCGTGAACCTGGAGAGCGCCCGGCAGTGCCAGGCGTGGCTGGGCCGCCAGCAGCAGCCAGTGTGGCTGCAGGAGCTGCCGGGCAGCGAGCACATCGCCATGCTGGCCAACGCCAGCACCCTGGCCTATCTCAAACGCCTGCTCCTCGGGCCCTGACCGCCAGCCCAGGCTGCTCTCGGCCTCCAGAGCCAGCGCGTTTAGCCCCTGGAGACACACCGGGCCACGCTCTGGGTCTTGGGGTGGGGTGA
- the PLA2G15 gene encoding phospholipase A2 group XV isoform X1 — protein sequence MGLCRGPGSAAVLPRGLLCLLLLAAPTLSAGRPPPVVLGEARFQASAARRFGQPAGGQAGQAERRALPLLQEDRQLFHALAQPGAAAACHHRLLDRQHQVTALRLRPPSRLVYNRTSRTTHFPEGVDVQVPGFGETFSLEFLDPSKRSVGSYFHTMVESLVGWGYTRGEDVRGAPYDWRRAPNENGPYFLALREMIEDMYQLYGGPVVLVAHSMGNMYTLYFLQRQPQAWKDKYIRAFVALGAPWGGVAKTLRVLASGDNNRIPVIGSLKIREQQRSAVSTSWLLPYATTWSPEKVFVRTPTANYTLRDYARFYRDIGFPDGWLMRQDTEGLVQGLVPPGVPLHCLYGTGVPTPDSFYYETFPDREPKICFGDGDGTVNLESARQCQAWLGRQQQPVWLQELPGSEHIAMLANASTLAYLKRLLLGP from the exons ATGGGTCTCTGCCGCGGCCCCGGCTCCGCGGCCGTGCTCCCGCGCGGGCTCCTGTGTCTCCTGCTGCTCGCAGCCCCGACGCTCTCGGCTGGACGTCCCCCGCCGGTGGTGTTGGGTGAGGCTCGCTTCCAGGCGTCTGC TGCCCGGAGATTTGGGCAACCAGCTGGAGGCCAAGCTGGACAAGCCGAGCGTCGTGCACTACCTCTGCTCCAAGAAGACCGACAGCTATTTCACGCTCTGGCTCAACCTGGAGCTGCTGCTGCCTGTCATCATCGACTGCTGGATCGACAACATCAG GTGACCGCTCTGCGTCTCCGCCCGCCCTCCAGGCTGGTCTACAACAGAACCTCCCGGACCACGCACTTTCCAGAAGGTGTGGACGTCCAGGTCCCTGGCTTTGGGGAGACCTTCTCGCTGGAGTTCCTGGACCCCAGCAAAAGAAGCGTGG GTTCCTACTTCCACACCATGGTGGAAAGCCTGGTGGGCTGGGGCTACACGCGGGGCGAGGACGTCCGCGGGGCCCCCTACGACTGGCGCCGAGCTCCAA ATGAGAACGGGCCCTACTTCCTGGCCCTCCGCGAGATGATCGAGGACATGTACCAGCTGTACGGGGGCCCCGTGGTGCTGGTTGCCCACAGCATGGGCAACATGTACACGCTCTACTTTCTGCAGCGGCAGCCGCAGGCCTGGAAGGACAAGTACATCCGGGCCTTCGTGGCCCTGGGTGCACCCTGGGGGGGCGTAGCCAAGACACTGCGCGTCCTGGCCTCAG GAGACAACAACCGGATCCCAGTCATCGGGTCCCTGAAGATCCGGGAGCAGCAGCGCTCGGCCGTGTCCACCAGCTGGCTGCTGCCGTACgccaccacctggtcccccgagAAGGTGTTCGTGCGCACACCCACCGCCAACTACACGCTGCGGGACTACGCCCGCTTCTACCGGGATATCGGTTTCCCCGACGGCTGGCTCATGCGGCAGGACACGGAGGGGCTGGTCCAGGGCCTGGTGCCCCCAGGGGTGCCACTCCACTGTCTTTACGGCACGGGGGTTCCCACCCCAGACTCCTTCTATTACGAGACCTTCCCAGATCGGGAGCCGAAGATTTGCTTCGGGGATGGCGACGGCACCGTGAACCTGGAGAGCGCCCGGCAGTGCCAGGCGTGGCTGGGCCGCCAGCAGCAGCCAGTGTGGCTGCAGGAGCTGCCGGGCAGCGAGCACATCGCCATGCTGGCCAACGCCAGCACCCTGGCCTATCTCAAACGCCTGCTCCTCGGGCCCTGA
- the PLA2G15 gene encoding phospholipase A2 group XV isoform X3: protein MGLCRGPGSAAVLPRGLLCLLLLAAPTLSAGRPPPVVLVPGDLGNQLEAKLDKPSVVHYLCSKKTDSYFTLWLNLELLLPVIIDCWIDNIRLVYNRTSRTTHFPEGVDVQVPGFGETFSLEFLDPSKRSVGSYFHTMVESLVGWGYTRGEDVRGAPYDWRRAPNENGPYFLALREMIEDMYQLYGGPVVLVAHSMGNMYTLYFLQRQPQAWKDKYIRAFVALGAPWGGVAKTLRVLASGDNNRIPVIGSLKIREQQRSAVSTSWLLPYATTWSPEKVFVRTPTANYTLRDYARFYRDIGFPDGWLMRQDTEGLVQGLVPPGVPLHCLYGTGVPTPDSFYYETFPDREPKICFGDGDGTVNLESARQCQAWLGRQQQPVWLQELPGSEHIAMLANASTLAYLKRLLLGP, encoded by the exons ATGGGTCTCTGCCGCGGCCCCGGCTCCGCGGCCGTGCTCCCGCGCGGGCTCCTGTGTCTCCTGCTGCTCGCAGCCCCGACGCTCTCGGCTGGACGTCCCCCGCCGGTGGTGTTGG TGCCCGGAGATTTGGGCAACCAGCTGGAGGCCAAGCTGGACAAGCCGAGCGTCGTGCACTACCTCTGCTCCAAGAAGACCGACAGCTATTTCACGCTCTGGCTCAACCTGGAGCTGCTGCTGCCTGTCATCATCGACTGCTGGATCGACAACATCAG GCTGGTCTACAACAGAACCTCCCGGACCACGCACTTTCCAGAAGGTGTGGACGTCCAGGTCCCTGGCTTTGGGGAGACCTTCTCGCTGGAGTTCCTGGACCCCAGCAAAAGAAGCGTGG GTTCCTACTTCCACACCATGGTGGAAAGCCTGGTGGGCTGGGGCTACACGCGGGGCGAGGACGTCCGCGGGGCCCCCTACGACTGGCGCCGAGCTCCAA ATGAGAACGGGCCCTACTTCCTGGCCCTCCGCGAGATGATCGAGGACATGTACCAGCTGTACGGGGGCCCCGTGGTGCTGGTTGCCCACAGCATGGGCAACATGTACACGCTCTACTTTCTGCAGCGGCAGCCGCAGGCCTGGAAGGACAAGTACATCCGGGCCTTCGTGGCCCTGGGTGCACCCTGGGGGGGCGTAGCCAAGACACTGCGCGTCCTGGCCTCAG GAGACAACAACCGGATCCCAGTCATCGGGTCCCTGAAGATCCGGGAGCAGCAGCGCTCGGCCGTGTCCACCAGCTGGCTGCTGCCGTACgccaccacctggtcccccgagAAGGTGTTCGTGCGCACACCCACCGCCAACTACACGCTGCGGGACTACGCCCGCTTCTACCGGGATATCGGTTTCCCCGACGGCTGGCTCATGCGGCAGGACACGGAGGGGCTGGTCCAGGGCCTGGTGCCCCCAGGGGTGCCACTCCACTGTCTTTACGGCACGGGGGTTCCCACCCCAGACTCCTTCTATTACGAGACCTTCCCAGATCGGGAGCCGAAGATTTGCTTCGGGGATGGCGACGGCACCGTGAACCTGGAGAGCGCCCGGCAGTGCCAGGCGTGGCTGGGCCGCCAGCAGCAGCCAGTGTGGCTGCAGGAGCTGCCGGGCAGCGAGCACATCGCCATGCTGGCCAACGCCAGCACCCTGGCCTATCTCAAACGCCTGCTCCTCGGGCCCTGA